The Acinetobacter wuhouensis genome includes the window ATAAATAAAACTTTGGCATTATTATGTACATAAATTACATATCATCACCAATTATTTACCATATTGACGTGGGCTTTGCCCAAACCAACGTTTAAATGCATGATTAAATGCTGCTGGTTCAGAATAACCCAACAATTCAGCAATCACCTCAATTGAATATTCTTTATATTCAATTAAACGGAGTGCCTTGTTCATAATGAGTTGTTCGCGAATCTGTTTATAACTGGTGTTTAACTGTTGTAACTGATGACGTAAAGTTCGCTCAGGAATACTCAATGCCTGAGACACTTCTGCCATCGAAGGGATAATGCCCTGTTGTAATTCTAAATAATCATTTACACGTTGAATCAAAGGCGCAATCTTTTGTTCTTCTGCATTTAAACGCTCAATTTCAGCAATACACTTAGCTTCATAAACACGATGCGTAATCAGATCCGCAGATGGAATCGGCAGTTGCACTACATCTTCATTCATCCAAAAAGCTGCTTTACTGCAACCAAAATGTAGATCTGCACCATAATAGTCATGGAATTGCTTTAAGGTTTGAGGATCTTGTGGTTGCTGAAAAGGCAATTCAATCCGAATACTTGGAACTGTTAATCCCATCATTCTATAAATATCATCTAAGAACTTATAAGTCCCTGAAATTTCACATTGCGCTCGCAACAACCCCATTTCAGTGTCGAGATCAACAGGTGCATAAGTCAATGCAACTTGATGGTTCCCCTGTTCTAAACCCAATACACCATATAAATAGGTCAAGCCTTGATATTGAATACCATTTTTAATTGCATCATTCACAGTACGACTAGTGACCAACAGCATAAGCAAAGGACCATAACCTGCCAAAGAATAATGCTGCCCAATGAACAAACCTTTTTCAGGCGCAACATCAACACCAACAACTTTAAGAATATCCCATTCTAAACTTGGATGAATAATTGAGCTTGGATCAAGTGCATCAGCTTTAATTCCAATACTGGCAAGCCGTGAATCCACATCGATTCCTGCATTACGCATACCATGAATTAAATACATTAAACCGAGGATTGATCGCTTCATTTTTTCAACATTTCATTTTTACACAGATGTTTTACTACAAAGACCAAATATTGAAAATTGCCGAATATATCAATTTTTCTGTCAGAGCTATCATATTCCAAATCAATAAAAGTCGATATTCTAGGCAAAATGAAAAATTAGAGTAAATAAAAAATGGACGATATCTCGACGAATGTTGTGAAAACACAAACCACTCAAGTCGCAATCATTGGTTCTGGTTTTGGTGGTTTAGCTATGGCTATTCGACTCTTACAGGCGAATATTCACGATTTTATTATCCTCGAAAAAGCCGATGCGGTTGGTGGCACTTGGCGTGAAAATCAATATCCTGGTGCTGCCTGTGATGTGCAATCACACATGTACTCTCTATCTTTTGCACCTAAAACCGATTGGTCTAAGCGTTATGCGGAAGCACCTGAAATTTATGATTATATTCAAGATTTAATCCATGACTATGATTTAAAAAAATATATTCAGTTCAATCAAGAAGTCGTTTCAACCCAATATGACGAAGATCATTTCAATTGGCATTTAACTTTAAAAAATGGACAAAAAGTTGATGCTCAATTTGTTGTATTCGCCTCAGGGCCTTTACATGTGCCACAAATTCCAAACATCAAAGGCATAGAAAAATTCAAAGGTGAGGTATTTCATTCATCACATTGGAACCATGATTATAATTTGAACCAAAAGAATGTAGCATCAATTGGTACAGGCGGCAGTGCGATTCAATATATTCCTGAAATTGCACCGAAAGTCGAAAATCTATATGTATTTCAACGTACACCGGCATGGGTAATTCCACGTGACGAACGTGCCTATAATGCCCTAGATAAAAAATTATTTAATCGTTTTGAATGGTTTAGAAAACTACACCGTGCTCGTTTATATTGGTCAAATGAATCGAGAGTTGTTCCAATTGTCAAACCTGCCGCCATGAAATATATGCAAAAAGCAGGTGAACTCTTTATCCGCTATCAAGTCAAAGACAAAGCTTTGGGCAAAAAACTCACCCCAAATTATGTGATGGGTTGTAAACGTATTCTAGTATCAAATAAATATTTCCCAACTTTTAATCGTAAAAATGTCGAGTTAGTGACTGATGCAATCCAAGAGCTGACCGAGAATGGTATCATCACCAAAGATGGTAAAGAGCGTAAAATTGATTGCTTAATTTATGGTACAGGCTTCATTACAGACCCTCGCATCTATTTAAAATCATTTGAATGCTATGGTGAAAACGGGCTTGAACTGAAAGATGCGTGGAAAGATGGAGCTGAAAGCTTCTATGGCGTATGTACCAAAGGTTTCCCTAATTTATTTCAACTATTAGGGCCAAATACTGTTTTGGGACACAACTCAGTTATTTTCATGATCGAATCACAGGTCAATTACATTTTACAATTGATGCAAATGGTAGGAAAAACCAAGACCCAAGCCATCGCAGTCAAAGCGAATGTTCAAGACCAGTTTAATGAAGATGTACAAAAAAAGCTTGAAGGCACAGTTTGGCAATCTGGTTGTGTCAGTTGGTATCAACAAGATGGAGGAAAAAACTTCTCACTTTGGCCAACGTATACTTGGAAATTTTGGCTACAAACCCGTAAAGCCAATCCTGCTGATTATCGCCTACTAGGTACAATGTCACAAAACAAGAAAAAATCAAAAGCTGCTTAGGCTACACTTTTAATTCAGCTATAATAGATAGGTATTCATTGCCTATCTATTTTTCATGCAATCTCTTTGGCTTATATTCCAACTTTTATTCTGCCTTTTTTTAGGTTTTATCCTCGCTCGCCGTATTCCGCAGAGTGTTGAAAAAATTGCTTTTAAAATATTACCTTATTTTACTTATGTGCTACTTATTGCAATTGCGATTGAGTTTTCTCAAACTATTCATAATATTGCCAGCCCTGCGCAAATTTTAACAAGTTCAATCACGATTGCCCTAACAACGTCCATAGGCGCTTTTTTGTGCTGTTATTTGCTATTTAAAGCGATTGGTTACCAACCCTCTCAGGGAAAAGTGTCTGCTGAATTATTAATCGGCTCCTTACTGAATATCAGCTATGCATTTATTGCTCTTGCCGCTGGCTATGGCGTGGCTGAACTTGCACACTCTTTCCAATTCCCATTACATGTCAGCACATGGCATTTATTATTGGTATATATGCTACTGATCGGGTTAGATTTAGCCTATTCACCTTTAGACAAGTCTTGGCTCAACTGGAAAATCATGCTTGTTCCTTTAGCATGTATCATCGGGTCTTTACTGGGTGCGGTTGCAGCATTTTTTATGTTAAAAAATATCAGCATGCAAGACCTTGTTATGCTTTCACAAGGTTATGGATTTTACTCAATGACAGGTATTGTGGTCACAGAGTTAAAAAATTCTCACTTGGGGAGTATCGCTTTGATGAATGATTTATTCAGAGAAATCTTTGCGATTTTATTTATGTATATTATCGGTTGGCGCTATCCACGCTCTGCAATTTCTTCTGCAGGAGCAACAGCCATGGACGTTACACTCCCTATGGTTAAACAAGCCTGTGGTAATGATTTTATTCCACACGCAATGGTCAGTGGCTTCGTGCTTTCAGTTCTTGCACCGATTGTCGTCAGTGTCTTGGCTGCCTTATAAATGCTGAAATAATAGAATGGAAAGGAATTATCAAAACTTGATCATTCCTTTTTTTATTCAAAATTTAGTGATTCAGAAGTTCTATAATCTCGTAAATATGACTGTACTAAAAATCTATATCAAGACCACTCAGAAAATCCCCAACGGCATCTAAAACAGTTGAACCCAATTCAACAACATCAATTCCAGAAGTCCAATCACTTTGCTGATTTTGTTGCTCTTCCTGTTCCTGCTCTAAATTTTCTAATGGCACAACATGATCAACTTGATTAAGATCACTTTGTACTGGTATATTTTTTTCAGAATCAGTAGACATTATTCACCCAAGATTAGCTTATTATTAAAAAGTTATTCTGATCAGCACAATATAAAAAAGCTCTCCAATTGTCTACTCAATTGAAAAGCTTTTTAAGCAACCCGATACATCAACTTTAACGATGCATTTGAATTTTGAATGTCAAATAACAAGCAGACTAAATTACAAAGTCGCTAAAATATCTTTCAAAGTCTGACTTGGATTTGCTGATTGTGTAATCGGGCGACCAATCACCAAATGCGTAGAACCGTCTCGCATCGCTTGGTTTGGTGTCACAATACGCTTTTGATCATCTGCATTTGAACCTGCTGGACGAATGCCTGGCGTTACTAAAGCAAAGTCTTGACCCAAATCTTGACGTAACATTTTCGCTTCTTGTGCGGAACATACAACACCATCCAAGCCACTTTCTTGAGTCAATTTAGCCAAGCGCTTAACTTGCTCAAAAGGTTCAATATCTAAACCAATATCGCGTAAATCTTCACGCCCCATAGACGTTAACACAGTTACAGCGATCAGTTGAGTCTTGTAATTTCCCGCTTTTAAACGTTCAACACAAGTTTCCATCATCTTACGACCACCTGATGCATGTACATTCACCATCCATACACCCATATCCCCAGCAGCGCATACAGCTTGAGCCGTCGTATTTGGAATATCGTGGAATTTAAGATCTAGGAAAACTTCAAAGTTACGATCATGTAATGCTTTAACAATAGAAGAACCTTCATGAGTAAATAATTCTTTACCCACTTTTAAACGACAAAGTGATGGATCAAGTTGATCAGCAATTGTTAGGGCGTCATATTGGCTTTTTGCATCTAAGGCAACAATAATACTCACAGATCTCAGTTCCATCACATAAAATTGGGCACATTATAAAGCGATTAACTTAAGCATAAAACCAACTTTGTCAAAAAACACAGGATTAACTCTACAAATTGTATTAGCGTTGCTCAGAAATCAAAATTGCACGCGTATCAGGTTCTAAAGCTTCAAATATATGTGCTTGATCTGCAGGATAGGACATATAATCCCCCGCTTTTAAAGTTTCATAACTATTCGTTAAACCTACTTTGGCTGACCCTTGCATAATAATAATATGTTCTACACTACCCGTAGGATGTGGTTGACTACAGCGCGGTTCACCTGGCTGAGTCGTTAAAATGTAAATATCGCGTCTCGCATTGGGCGGGCAAGTCGCTAACAAAACAGCTTGATAATGTGCGACCTCAGAAGTAACCGAAGCTCCTTCTCCATAACGAATGACTTGTGCAGACTGAGTTTGTGTTTCTACTAATTTCGCAAAAGGAATATTTAAGGCTACGCATAATGCCCATAAGGTTTCTAAACTTGGATTACCTTGTCCAGACTCAAGCTGTGAAAGCGTAGATTTGGCAACTCCTGCACGCCTAGCAACTTCTCCTAAAGATAATCCAGCATTTTTCCTTTCTCTCTGCAAATTTAATGCAATGGTTTCTATCGGTATCGACATTATTCTTCCAAAAAATACAATCGTTCGATTTGACGAACAAAAACAAACACTCTAATATAAAAAACACTTGTTTGATATAACGAACAATTCAACAAATAACTAGGTTGTGCCAGATGAAGTATAAAGAATTTATTAAATTACCCAAGCCCCTGATTAAATCAATTGCAATCATTTGTTTTGCAACTGCACTCATCGGTATGTCACTCGGTTCACTTGCTGTAACGTACCATTTACCTATTTGGATACCACTACTACTTTCGAGTTTAGTTTTAGCTGGCGCTGCTGAATTTACCTTTATTGGCATGATTGCTTCTGGCAGTAGTCCTATTACGGCTGCCATAGCAGGTCTATTCATTAACTTACGTCATCTACCTTTTGGTTTAGCCATCCAGCATTTTATTGAAGATAATAAGTTCAAGTACTTAGCAACACATATCATGAATGATGAAAGTGTATTATTCGGTTTAACGCAACCCACTGATGAGCTTAAACGGTGTGCTTATTGGTTATGTGGCATTGGAATTTTATTCGCTTGGCCAATTGGTGTTTTAGCTGGCTACTTTGCTGGAAGTCATTTTGCTTATACAAAAATATTGGGAATAGACACCATTTTTCCAGTTGTATTGTTTGCTCTAACCTTTAAGTCGCTAAAGCAAAAAGAGACTCGTCAATCAGCAATGCTTGGTGCTGTGATCAGCGTGGGTACAGTCCCATTTTTGCCTACAGGTATTCCAATCTTAATGTCTCTTTTTGCTCTATTGGCAAGGAGAAAATAATATGAATCAACACTTCATCATTTTTATTGGCATCATGATACTTGCTTTAGGCACTTATTTAATTCGATATTCTGGACTTGCCTTTCACCAATATTTCTCAATCAGTAAGCGACAAGAGCAGTTATTTAACGATGCAGCAACTACTTTACTTTTTTCTATTGCA containing:
- a CDS encoding AraC family transcriptional regulator — its product is MKRSILGLMYLIHGMRNAGIDVDSRLASIGIKADALDPSSIIHPSLEWDILKVVGVDVAPEKGLFIGQHYSLAGYGPLLMLLVTSRTVNDAIKNGIQYQGLTYLYGVLGLEQGNHQVALTYAPVDLDTEMGLLRAQCEISGTYKFLDDIYRMMGLTVPSIRIELPFQQPQDPQTLKQFHDYYGADLHFGCSKAAFWMNEDVVQLPIPSADLITHRVYEAKCIAEIERLNAEEQKIAPLIQRVNDYLELQQGIIPSMAEVSQALSIPERTLRHQLQQLNTSYKQIREQLIMNKALRLIEYKEYSIEVIAELLGYSEPAAFNHAFKRWFGQSPRQYGK
- a CDS encoding helix-turn-helix domain-containing protein, whose protein sequence is MSIPIETIALNLQRERKNAGLSLGEVARRAGVAKSTLSQLESGQGNPSLETLWALCVALNIPFAKLVETQTQSAQVIRYGEGASVTSEVAHYQAVLLATCPPNARRDIYILTTQPGEPRCSQPHPTGSVEHIIIMQGSAKVGLTNSYETLKAGDYMSYPADQAHIFEALEPDTRAILISEQR
- the pyrF gene encoding orotidine-5'-phosphate decarboxylase, producing the protein MELRSVSIIVALDAKSQYDALTIADQLDPSLCRLKVGKELFTHEGSSIVKALHDRNFEVFLDLKFHDIPNTTAQAVCAAGDMGVWMVNVHASGGRKMMETCVERLKAGNYKTQLIAVTVLTSMGREDLRDIGLDIEPFEQVKRLAKLTQESGLDGVVCSAQEAKMLRQDLGQDFALVTPGIRPAGSNADDQKRIVTPNQAMRDGSTHLVIGRPITQSANPSQTLKDILATL
- a CDS encoding lysine exporter LysO family protein, encoding MQSLWLIFQLLFCLFLGFILARRIPQSVEKIAFKILPYFTYVLLIAIAIEFSQTIHNIASPAQILTSSITIALTTSIGAFLCCYLLFKAIGYQPSQGKVSAELLIGSLLNISYAFIALAAGYGVAELAHSFQFPLHVSTWHLLLVYMLLIGLDLAYSPLDKSWLNWKIMLVPLACIIGSLLGAVAAFFMLKNISMQDLVMLSQGYGFYSMTGIVVTELKNSHLGSIALMNDLFREIFAILFMYIIGWRYPRSAISSAGATAMDVTLPMVKQACGNDFIPHAMVSGFVLSVLAPIVVSVLAAL
- a CDS encoding AzlC family ABC transporter permease, encoding MKYKEFIKLPKPLIKSIAIICFATALIGMSLGSLAVTYHLPIWIPLLLSSLVLAGAAEFTFIGMIASGSSPITAAIAGLFINLRHLPFGLAIQHFIEDNKFKYLATHIMNDESVLFGLTQPTDELKRCAYWLCGIGILFAWPIGVLAGYFAGSHFAYTKILGIDTIFPVVLFALTFKSLKQKETRQSAMLGAVISVGTVPFLPTGIPILMSLFALLARRK
- a CDS encoding flavin-containing monooxygenase, coding for MDDISTNVVKTQTTQVAIIGSGFGGLAMAIRLLQANIHDFIILEKADAVGGTWRENQYPGAACDVQSHMYSLSFAPKTDWSKRYAEAPEIYDYIQDLIHDYDLKKYIQFNQEVVSTQYDEDHFNWHLTLKNGQKVDAQFVVFASGPLHVPQIPNIKGIEKFKGEVFHSSHWNHDYNLNQKNVASIGTGGSAIQYIPEIAPKVENLYVFQRTPAWVIPRDERAYNALDKKLFNRFEWFRKLHRARLYWSNESRVVPIVKPAAMKYMQKAGELFIRYQVKDKALGKKLTPNYVMGCKRILVSNKYFPTFNRKNVELVTDAIQELTENGIITKDGKERKIDCLIYGTGFITDPRIYLKSFECYGENGLELKDAWKDGAESFYGVCTKGFPNLFQLLGPNTVLGHNSVIFMIESQVNYILQLMQMVGKTKTQAIAVKANVQDQFNEDVQKKLEGTVWQSGCVSWYQQDGGKNFSLWPTYTWKFWLQTRKANPADYRLLGTMSQNKKKSKAA